A stretch of the Paenibacillus dendritiformis genome encodes the following:
- a CDS encoding MFS transporter, with amino-acid sequence MRGGKEVRSAFLLYLVCISTFFASLMQNIYSPILPLLRDSFGVSLSMVNLSVSLFIFIVAAMQIVIGSVIDMKGARMVLIPGLVLTIGASIGCAVTDDFAVFLVCRALQAFGTAAIPLIAATTIGRLFQGSQRGSAMGTYQMLLSVAPAAAPVLGGWIGERYSYPGIFWFLAGVSILLLAANGVYFPRDKRADEKMVRLRERIAQYAGIMKNKLSKAIFALAFLYFFIYFEILVYLPALLTDHYQVSLQIVGLLYLPMALSNIAGTMTFKAIQAKLPHRALAAGGSILAAASMLLFAATESVSLIGLSAALVLYGISGGVLTPLFATMISNEFESQRGSALGLFNFIRYVGMAAGPLAGGWLLAWLSGTAVFALFGILVAAVAWLALGRLRTADSLRVEK; translated from the coding sequence ATGAGGGGAGGCAAGGAGGTTCGCTCCGCGTTTTTGCTCTATCTGGTCTGTATCAGCACCTTCTTTGCCTCGCTGATGCAAAATATATATTCGCCCATCCTTCCCCTGCTGCGGGATTCCTTCGGCGTTTCTCTTTCCATGGTCAATCTGTCCGTGTCCTTATTTATCTTTATCGTGGCGGCAATGCAGATCGTGATCGGCTCTGTCATTGACATGAAGGGAGCGCGGATGGTGTTGATTCCCGGCCTCGTGCTCACGATAGGGGCCAGTATCGGCTGCGCGGTTACGGACGATTTTGCCGTATTCCTCGTATGCAGGGCGCTGCAAGCCTTCGGAACGGCAGCGATCCCGCTTATCGCGGCCACGACCATCGGCCGCTTGTTCCAGGGCAGTCAGCGCGGCAGCGCAATGGGGACGTATCAGATGCTACTGTCGGTCGCTCCTGCGGCCGCTCCGGTGCTGGGCGGATGGATCGGGGAGCGGTACAGCTACCCGGGTATTTTCTGGTTCCTCGCAGGCGTGTCTATCCTCCTGCTGGCCGCGAACGGAGTGTATTTTCCGCGGGACAAGAGGGCAGATGAGAAGATGGTTCGCCTGCGCGAACGAATTGCTCAATATGCCGGGATTATGAAAAATAAATTATCGAAGGCGATTTTCGCGCTCGCTTTTCTCTATTTCTTCATTTACTTTGAAATTCTTGTCTACCTGCCTGCGCTGCTGACCGATCACTATCAGGTCAGCTTGCAAATCGTCGGTCTGCTTTATTTGCCGATGGCGCTGAGCAATATTGCGGGGACGATGACATTTAAAGCGATCCAGGCGAAGCTGCCGCACCGCGCGCTGGCGGCCGGAGGCAGTATCCTGGCTGCCGCCAGCATGCTGCTGTTCGCGGCGACCGAGTCCGTCTCCTTGATCGGCTTGTCTGCGGCTTTGGTCCTGTACGGGATATCCGGCGGCGTGCTGACGCCCTTGTTCGCCACGATGATCAGCAATGAGTTCGAATCGCAGCGGGGGAGTGCGCTGGGGCTGTTCAACTTCATTCGCTATGTCGGCATGGCGGCAGGCCCGCTCGCAGGCGGATGGCTGCTCGCTTGGCTCAGCGGTACCGCCGTCTTCGCCCTGTTCGGCATCTTGGTCGCAGCGGTTGCCTGGTTGGCGCTGGGGCGGCTGCGCACGGCCGACTCCTTGCGGGTTGAAAAATAG
- a CDS encoding stalk domain-containing protein has protein sequence MKKSRYIYSMLAVLCIAAMLFPQQAAQAAGEPKQAEGTKIVLDGYPLEFSAKPMIIQGTTMVPFRGIAEALGIEVTWNPKTKTVAAKQATADGEKSVLLQLNQKTAKVDGQAVALSMAPLARAGTTYIPLSFFGKQFGAKVSWNAAVKTVSIQSPPKKMYSMTYYAIASFKERHLLTKFDAAAFGWARLQEDSTITTSGKDFYWPEPAGELTPESIVNGAKQDGTSPYLMVFASDRKNELTNMLEDEALAAKAREDIIELAQDKGFSGIALDFEGLGLSGDIAKAKQDYNRFVAQLAKQAEAADLKLTLVLHPLNGAYQGYDYKALASEADDIIIMAYAYEDEKAPEPLHKVDEAIQLALKEVPRDKLILGLSMGSENSKSVSSVIGLAKRHDLKGTAIWRLGLIGEDAIAQVEKSIVPLKQ, from the coding sequence ATGAAAAAGAGTCGTTATATCTATTCTATGTTGGCGGTGCTATGTATAGCAGCGATGCTGTTCCCGCAGCAAGCCGCACAGGCCGCCGGAGAGCCGAAGCAGGCCGAAGGAACGAAGATTGTGCTGGACGGTTATCCGCTCGAATTCTCGGCGAAGCCGATGATTATACAAGGAACGACCATGGTTCCGTTCCGCGGCATTGCGGAAGCGCTGGGCATCGAGGTGACATGGAATCCGAAGACCAAGACCGTGGCCGCGAAGCAGGCGACGGCGGATGGGGAGAAGTCCGTGCTGCTGCAGTTGAACCAGAAGACAGCGAAGGTGGACGGGCAAGCTGTCGCGCTGTCCATGGCGCCGTTGGCCCGAGCGGGGACGACGTATATTCCGCTCAGCTTCTTCGGTAAGCAGTTCGGAGCGAAGGTATCCTGGAATGCCGCAGTGAAGACGGTCTCCATTCAATCGCCGCCGAAGAAGATGTACAGCATGACCTACTATGCCATCGCTTCCTTCAAGGAGCGCCATCTCCTGACGAAGTTCGACGCGGCGGCATTCGGCTGGGCGCGGCTGCAGGAGGATAGCACGATCACGACCAGCGGCAAAGACTTCTACTGGCCGGAGCCAGCGGGAGAGCTTACGCCGGAATCAATCGTGAACGGAGCGAAGCAGGACGGGACGAGCCCTTACCTGATGGTCTTCGCCTCGGATCGCAAGAACGAGCTTACCAATATGCTGGAGGATGAAGCGCTCGCGGCCAAGGCAAGGGAAGATATTATCGAGTTGGCCCAGGACAAGGGCTTCTCCGGCATAGCGCTTGATTTCGAAGGATTGGGACTGTCCGGCGACATCGCCAAGGCGAAGCAGGACTACAACCGCTTCGTTGCGCAGCTTGCCAAGCAAGCCGAAGCCGCCGATCTGAAGCTGACGCTCGTGCTCCATCCGCTGAACGGCGCTTATCAAGGATACGATTATAAGGCGCTCGCCTCCGAAGCGGACGATATCATTATTATGGCGTATGCGTACGAGGATGAAAAAGCCCCGGAACCGCTGCATAAAGTGGACGAGGCGATTCAGCTCGCGCTGAAGGAAGTGCCGCGGGATAAGCTGATCCTCGGCTTGTCGATGGGCAGCGAGAACAGCAAGTCCGTCTCTTCGGTGATCGGACTTGCCAAGCGCCACGATCTGAAAGGCACGGCCATCTGGAGACTGGGGCTCATCGGGGAAGACGCGATAGCGCAGGTAGAGAAGAGCATCGTGCCGTTGAAGCAATAA
- a CDS encoding acyl-CoA dehydrogenase family protein encodes MNFDYSEKVKSLQRTLLEFMDEVVYPNEKTYEKQLQQAGSRWTVPPVMEEMKQEARRAGLWNLFLPDEEYGAGLTNLEYAPLCEIMGRSLIAPEVFNCSAPDTGNMEVLVRYGTREQKDKWLLPLLDGKIRSCFSMTEPDVASSDATNIEATIEREGEEYVVTGRKWWSSGAGDPRCKVAIVMGKTDPGAPRHEQQSMILVPMDAPGVRVRRMLPVFGYDHAPHGHAEIEYDRVRVPADSILWEAGKGFAIAQGRLGPGRIHHCMRLIGAAERALEQLCQRVRRRTAFGKTLADQGVVQEWIAASRIEIEQARLLTLKAAYMMDTVGNKAAKAEIAMIKAVAPNMALRVLDRAIQALGAAGVSEDFPLASHWANARTLRLADGPDEVHQAAIAKLELRKYDDK; translated from the coding sequence GTGAATTTTGATTATTCCGAGAAGGTGAAGTCGCTGCAGCGTACGCTGCTGGAGTTCATGGATGAAGTGGTGTATCCGAACGAGAAGACGTATGAGAAGCAGCTTCAGCAGGCCGGCAGCAGGTGGACGGTGCCGCCGGTGATGGAGGAGATGAAGCAGGAGGCCAGGCGGGCCGGGCTCTGGAATCTGTTTTTGCCGGACGAAGAGTATGGAGCGGGCCTGACGAATCTCGAGTATGCGCCGCTGTGCGAGATCATGGGCCGCTCGCTTATCGCGCCGGAGGTGTTCAATTGCTCGGCGCCGGATACGGGCAATATGGAGGTGCTTGTCCGGTACGGCACGCGGGAGCAGAAGGACAAGTGGCTCCTGCCCCTGCTCGACGGGAAAATCCGCTCGTGCTTCTCGATGACGGAGCCGGATGTGGCGTCCTCGGATGCGACCAATATCGAGGCGACGATCGAGCGCGAGGGGGAGGAGTACGTCGTGACCGGGCGCAAATGGTGGTCTTCCGGGGCAGGCGATCCGCGCTGCAAGGTGGCGATTGTAATGGGGAAGACCGATCCGGGCGCGCCGCGCCATGAGCAGCAGTCGATGATTCTGGTGCCGATGGATGCGCCCGGCGTTCGGGTCCGCCGCATGCTTCCCGTGTTCGGCTATGATCACGCGCCGCATGGGCATGCCGAGATCGAGTATGACCGCGTTCGCGTGCCGGCGGACTCGATATTGTGGGAAGCGGGCAAAGGATTCGCGATCGCGCAGGGGCGGCTCGGCCCCGGACGCATCCATCATTGCATGCGGCTGATCGGGGCGGCGGAACGGGCGCTCGAGCAGCTGTGCCAGCGCGTGCGGCGGCGCACGGCGTTCGGCAAGACGCTTGCCGACCAGGGCGTCGTTCAGGAGTGGATCGCCGCGTCGCGAATCGAGATTGAGCAGGCGCGCCTGCTGACGCTGAAGGCGGCCTATATGATGGACACGGTCGGGAACAAGGCCGCCAAGGCGGAGATTGCGATGATCAAGGCCGTCGCGCCGAATATGGCGCTGCGGGTGCTCGACCGGGCCATTCAGGCGCTCGGCGCCGCGGGGGTCAGCGAGGACTTCCCGCTCGCCTCGCATTGGGCCAATGCGAGAACGCTGCGCCTGGCGGACGGCCCGGACGAAGTGCATCAAGCCGCCATCGCCAAGCTGGAGCTTCGCAAATACGACGATAAATGA
- a CDS encoding SDR family oxidoreductase, translated as MNVRQLFDLTGKTAIVTGGGRGLGAQIAQGLAEAGANLVLCSRKEEACRETAARIERDTGVRCHAMACDVRRPDEVRRVAERTAEIYGRIDILVNNSGASWGAPAVEMPLEAWNKVMDINVTGTFLMSQAVGRMMIGQGGGTIINIASVAGLSGTDPQWLDAVGYSASKGAVIALTRDLAAKWGRHQIRVNAIAPGFFPTKMTREVLHHGGEQILRLTPLGRLGSDSDLKGSAVFLASDASNYMTGAVLAVDGGMSAM; from the coding sequence GTGAATGTCAGGCAATTATTCGACTTGACGGGCAAGACGGCAATCGTCACCGGCGGCGGACGCGGGCTTGGGGCGCAGATTGCTCAAGGGCTGGCGGAGGCCGGGGCCAATCTGGTCCTGTGCTCCCGGAAGGAGGAAGCGTGCCGCGAGACGGCCGCTCGCATCGAGCGGGATACGGGCGTGAGATGCCATGCGATGGCTTGCGACGTCAGACGCCCGGACGAGGTGCGGCGGGTGGCGGAGCGAACGGCGGAGATCTATGGCCGCATCGACATTTTGGTCAACAACAGCGGGGCCTCCTGGGGCGCGCCCGCTGTCGAGATGCCGCTCGAAGCGTGGAACAAGGTGATGGATATTAACGTGACGGGGACATTCCTCATGTCGCAGGCGGTCGGCCGGATGATGATCGGGCAGGGCGGAGGCACGATCATCAACATCGCTTCCGTCGCGGGCTTGAGCGGAACCGATCCGCAGTGGCTGGATGCCGTCGGCTACAGCGCGAGCAAGGGGGCGGTCATCGCGTTGACGAGAGATCTGGCGGCCAAATGGGGCAGGCACCAGATTCGCGTCAATGCGATTGCGCCCGGATTTTTCCCGACGAAGATGACACGGGAGGTCCTTCATCATGGAGGCGAGCAGATCCTCCGCCTTACTCCGCTCGGGCGGCTTGGCTCGGACAGCGATCTCAAGGGGAGCGCCGTATTTCTGGCGTCTGACGCTTCGAATTATATGACCGGAGCGGTGCTGGCCGTGGACGGCGGCATGTCGGCCATGTAG
- a CDS encoding phosphotransferase family protein, with protein MSKQKAVPKDTIPVRRGEELNVAALDAYLREHLDIPDGASIEIEQFGAGHSNLTYLIRAGDWEAVVRRPPLGPVAPKAHNMEREFTLLKRLHPLFPLAPRPYLYCGNSSVIGSPFFVMERRHGIILDRDFPPHVEYTPALGREISATMVSTLAQLHEAPYEEANLRAISQPEGFMRRQVQGWVERYERAKTEEIREADKLQKWLIDTLPASQTPAVIHYDYKLNNVMFSRSRLSEMTGVFDWEMATVGDPMADVGAALSYWFERDDPPELLRGLGHPPLTVRPGFMTRDEFLEAYAARSGRDVSGMSYYLTFAYFKLAVICQQIYYRWKKGQTNDERFARFDETVRALIAHAWRQTERRQI; from the coding sequence ATGTCCAAGCAAAAGGCAGTGCCAAAGGACACGATTCCCGTGCGCCGGGGCGAAGAGCTGAATGTGGCCGCGCTTGACGCGTATTTACGGGAGCATCTCGACATTCCGGACGGCGCTTCGATCGAGATCGAGCAGTTCGGGGCGGGACATTCGAACTTGACCTATCTGATTCGCGCCGGAGACTGGGAAGCGGTCGTGCGCCGGCCTCCGCTCGGCCCGGTGGCGCCGAAGGCGCATAACATGGAGCGCGAGTTCACGCTGCTGAAGCGGCTCCATCCTTTATTCCCGCTTGCGCCTCGTCCGTATCTGTACTGCGGGAATTCTTCGGTGATCGGCAGCCCGTTTTTTGTGATGGAGCGGCGGCATGGGATCATTCTGGATCGGGACTTTCCCCCGCATGTGGAATATACACCCGCGCTGGGCAGGGAGATCTCCGCAACGATGGTGTCGACACTCGCGCAGCTCCATGAAGCGCCTTATGAAGAGGCGAATCTGCGGGCGATCAGCCAACCGGAAGGCTTCATGCGCCGTCAGGTTCAGGGCTGGGTGGAACGCTATGAACGGGCCAAGACGGAGGAGATTCGGGAGGCGGATAAGCTCCAGAAGTGGTTGATCGATACGCTGCCCGCTTCGCAGACTCCGGCCGTCATCCATTATGATTACAAGCTGAACAATGTGATGTTCTCCCGCAGCCGCCTGAGCGAGATGACCGGCGTATTCGACTGGGAGATGGCGACGGTCGGCGATCCGATGGCCGATGTCGGCGCGGCGCTCAGCTATTGGTTCGAGCGGGACGATCCGCCGGAGCTGCTGCGCGGGCTGGGGCATCCGCCGTTGACGGTGCGCCCGGGCTTCATGACGAGGGATGAATTCCTCGAAGCCTATGCGGCCAGGAGCGGACGCGATGTGTCCGGGATGTCGTATTATTTGACGTTTGCTTACTTCAAGCTGGCCGTCATCTGTCAGCAGATCTATTACCGCTGGAAAAAAGGACAAACGAACGATGAGCGGTTTGCCCGCTTCGATGAGACCGTCCGGGCGCTGATAGCGCATGCTTGGCGGCAGACGGAACGGAGGCAGATCTAA
- a CDS encoding long-chain fatty acid--CoA ligase has translation MTRAHFAYWPARMPVTLAVPDTTLSDNLEVTARRYPERTAIIYYDQVITYRTLRDEVNRMAAYLLHVSVGKGDRVLIYMQNSPQFIISYYAILRCGGIVVPINPMNLTEELSFYIKDGSVKIGLVSQELYPRIEPLLGTSCLERIILAAYSDYCPNPGADAPDFVKAPRLEPASPQVIPWAEAMGAAIGARPVPETAGSDLAVLPYTSGTTGQPKGCMHTHKSVQANVIATAFWGALTPESIVLSTLPLFHVTGMVHGMHTPIYMGAAIVMMTRWDRNTAARLIEDRKCTHWTGISTMIIDFLANPQLPRYDLSSLIAITGGGAGLPEAVGEKLHQATGIRFVEGYGLSETMAQTHFNPLDRPKLQCLGIPSFDVDARIIDPVTLEEKGPREEGEIILSGPQLFHGYWNNPSETKNAFVEIDGKPFLRSGDIGYCDEEGYFFIVDRVKRMINASGFKVWPTEVESILYKHPAIKEACVIGVPDKRKGEEIKAYVVLQEDKRGTVTEDDIISWAQRHMAAYKYPRLVEFVASLPVTGSGKILWRKLQEEAWDQAKRKDSGPGLQ, from the coding sequence GTGACACGTGCCCATTTTGCGTATTGGCCTGCACGCATGCCGGTTACGCTCGCGGTGCCGGACACGACGCTGAGCGACAATCTGGAAGTGACCGCCCGCCGCTATCCAGAGCGGACGGCGATTATCTATTATGATCAGGTTATCACCTACCGAACATTGAGAGACGAGGTCAACCGCATGGCCGCTTACTTACTGCATGTGAGCGTCGGCAAAGGCGACCGCGTGCTGATCTACATGCAGAACAGTCCCCAATTCATCATTTCCTACTATGCGATATTGCGGTGCGGCGGCATCGTCGTGCCGATCAATCCGATGAATCTGACGGAGGAGCTCTCTTTCTACATTAAAGACGGCAGCGTCAAGATCGGCCTGGTCAGCCAGGAGCTGTATCCGCGCATCGAGCCGCTGCTGGGAACGAGCTGTCTGGAACGCATTATTCTCGCTGCATACTCCGACTACTGCCCGAATCCAGGCGCGGATGCCCCGGACTTCGTCAAGGCTCCCCGGCTGGAACCGGCCTCCCCTCAAGTCATCCCGTGGGCGGAAGCGATGGGGGCCGCCATCGGAGCGCGGCCTGTCCCGGAGACGGCCGGAAGCGATCTGGCGGTCTTGCCCTACACGTCCGGGACGACCGGCCAACCGAAAGGCTGCATGCATACCCATAAGTCGGTGCAGGCGAACGTGATTGCGACGGCCTTCTGGGGAGCGCTGACGCCGGAATCGATCGTGCTGTCCACGCTTCCTTTATTTCATGTGACCGGTATGGTTCACGGCATGCACACGCCTATCTATATGGGGGCCGCCATTGTCATGATGACGCGGTGGGATCGCAATACGGCCGCGCGGCTCATTGAAGACCGCAAGTGCACGCATTGGACGGGAATCAGCACGATGATTATTGATTTTCTGGCCAATCCTCAGCTTCCGCGATACGATCTGAGTTCGCTGATCGCCATTACCGGAGGCGGGGCGGGGCTGCCGGAGGCGGTCGGCGAGAAGCTGCATCAGGCCACGGGCATCCGGTTCGTGGAAGGCTACGGCCTGTCGGAGACGATGGCGCAGACGCATTTCAATCCGCTCGATCGCCCGAAGCTGCAATGTCTCGGCATTCCGTCCTTTGACGTGGACGCGCGCATCATTGACCCGGTCACGCTGGAAGAGAAGGGCCCGCGCGAAGAAGGGGAGATCATCCTGAGCGGCCCGCAATTATTTCATGGCTACTGGAACAACCCGTCGGAAACGAAAAACGCTTTCGTCGAGATAGACGGCAAACCGTTTCTCCGCTCCGGCGATATCGGCTACTGCGACGAGGAAGGCTACTTCTTCATCGTCGACCGGGTGAAGCGCATGATTAACGCTTCCGGCTTCAAGGTGTGGCCGACCGAAGTGGAGTCGATTCTGTATAAGCATCCGGCGATAAAGGAAGCCTGCGTCATCGGGGTGCCGGACAAGAGAAAGGGCGAGGAGATCAAGGCTTACGTCGTCCTGCAGGAAGACAAGCGCGGCACGGTAACCGAGGACGATATCATTAGCTGGGCGCAGCGGCATATGGCCGCCTATAAATATCCGCGGCTGGTCGAATTCGTCGCATCGCTTCCGGTGACCGGCAGCGGCAAAATATTGTGGCGCAAGCTGCAGGAGGAGGCTTGGGACCAAGCGAAGCGGAAAGACTCCGGCCCTGGCCTCCAATAG
- a CDS encoding TetR/AcrR family transcriptional regulator: MKEKIIKHSIALFEAKGFSEASIQDIVDTLGVTKGTFYYYFASKDQLLTQIHLQYIDYMLEEQRRIIEQPDRTWREKLSGIILMMIRAIEGKGGSARIFFRELLHITGDNLAAIKQKRDRFRLNVQSVLERGMESGEFRNDLPADMMAFSILGACNWCYTWFKPDGPLSDAEVAAVYAEMFLNGMSK; this comes from the coding sequence ATGAAAGAGAAGATTATAAAGCATAGCATAGCGCTTTTTGAAGCGAAAGGGTTCAGCGAAGCCTCGATCCAGGATATTGTCGACACACTGGGCGTGACCAAGGGGACCTTCTATTACTACTTCGCGAGCAAGGATCAACTGCTGACGCAGATTCATCTGCAGTATATAGATTACATGCTGGAGGAGCAGCGGCGCATCATCGAGCAGCCGGATCGAACCTGGCGGGAGAAGCTGTCCGGGATCATCCTCATGATGATTCGGGCGATCGAAGGCAAGGGCGGCAGCGCGCGCATTTTTTTCCGTGAACTCCTTCATATTACGGGCGACAATCTCGCCGCCATCAAACAGAAGCGGGATCGGTTCCGGTTAAATGTGCAGTCTGTCCTCGAGCGGGGAATGGAGAGCGGCGAGTTCCGCAATGATCTGCCGGCGGACATGATGGCGTTCAGCATCCTCGGCGCCTGCAACTGGTGCTATACCTGGTTCAAGCCCGACGGTCCGTTGTCCGATGCCGAGGTAGCGGCTGTCTATGCCGAGATGTTCCTCAACGGGATGAGCAAATAA
- a CDS encoding TetR/AcrR family transcriptional regulator, protein MSNTADRRVKRTKRKIRRALIELMNEKEFGAITVQDIAERADINRGTFYLHYQDKYDLFERSVDDMLDELAKAVGPTEDEERSASQKYPEKQVIRLFSHFRLHRDFYKTMFGDNARTYFNNRFTDMLYRQFSQAFEALKLTPRAVNGLNKEIVSHYVLFAHLGVLVNWLGQDTPHSPEYMAKQLEAIYHYAYPSGRPKEEQAGSANLHLMEDR, encoded by the coding sequence ATGTCCAACACGGCGGATCGGCGAGTCAAAAGAACGAAAAGAAAAATCAGACGCGCATTAATCGAGTTGATGAACGAAAAGGAATTCGGGGCGATCACGGTGCAGGATATTGCCGAACGGGCGGACATTAATCGAGGGACATTCTATTTGCATTATCAAGACAAATACGATCTCTTCGAACGAAGCGTGGACGACATGCTGGATGAGCTCGCCAAAGCGGTCGGGCCGACCGAAGACGAAGAGCGGAGCGCTTCTCAGAAGTACCCGGAAAAGCAAGTCATCCGCTTGTTCTCCCATTTTCGTCTCCATCGCGATTTTTACAAGACCATGTTCGGAGACAATGCGAGAACCTATTTTAACAACCGCTTCACGGATATGCTATACCGACAATTCAGCCAGGCCTTTGAAGCGTTGAAGCTGACGCCGCGCGCCGTGAACGGCTTGAACAAGGAGATTGTGAGCCACTACGTTCTGTTCGCTCATCTGGGAGTCTTGGTGAACTGGCTGGGGCAAGACACGCCTCATTCCCCCGAATACATGGCGAAGCAATTGGAAGCGATCTACCATTATGCCTACCCATCCGGGAGGCCGAAGGAAGAGCAAGCGGGGAGCGCCAATCTGCATCTTATGGAGGACAGATAG